AAACGCCTGAGCCTTCGTTCGGTAAGGGGCGAAATTCTCATTGTTACCCCCTGTCCGCCGCTTTGAAGGAGATGCGCGGGTCAACCAGAGTGTATGTAATATCACTGATTATGCCCAGCACAAGCCCCATGAGCGTGAAGATGTAAAGCGTTGAAAACATCACAGGATAATCCCTGCTCATGGCGGCCTCAAAGCCCATGAGCCCCAGTCCGTCCAGAGAGAATATAACCTCTATGAGAAGGGAGCCTGTGAAAAACATTGATATGAATGCGGCTGGAAAGCCGGAGATGACAATAAGCATGGAGTTGCGGAAAACATGGCCGTAGAGTATGCGCTTTTCCGTTAACCCCTTTGCTCTGGCGGTGGTTACGTACTGTCTGTTTATTTCATCCAGAAACGAGTTTTTGGTCAGCATGGTCAGCGAGGCAAAACCGCCTATCAGCATGGAAACAACGGGAAGGCACATATGCCAGAGATAATCCAGAACCTTCTCCCACAGGCTCATACCGGCGAACCCGTCGGACACAAGTCCCCTCAGCGGGAACCACGCAAAATAGTTCCCCCCTGCGAAGAAGATTATGAGGAGAACGGCAAACAGAAACACGGGGATCGCACTCCCCATTATCACAGCAAATGAGCTCCACACATCAAACCTGCTGCCGTGGCGGACAGCCTTTTTTATGCCCAGAGGAATGCTGATCAAATAGACAAGGATTGTCGTCCACACACCCAGCGAAACTGAAACGGGAAGCTTTTCCTTTATCAGTTCAATCACGCTTTTATCACGGAAAAAGCTCTCGCCGAACTCGAACATCACAAAGTCTTTCAGCATTTTGAGGTAGCGCTCATGCACCGGCCTGTCGAAACCGTAGAGCTTTTTCAGCTCCTCAATGAGCTCAGGGGATATGCCGCCGCCGCGGAACATTTCAGCAGCGGATGAATCCTCCCTGAGAGCGCTGCCGCCGGATGAATCATCATCCTGCCGGAGGGCACGCTGCTCCGCTGTGACCTCTTCCCCGGTCATGCGGGCTATCATGGTTTCCATAGGCCCGCCGGGAGCCATCTGCACAAGAAAAAAGTTTATGGTGACGATCCCCAGCAGAGTGGGGATCACGAGAACCAGCCTCTTCAGAATATACGAAAGCATCACTTACCTTTTAATCAGACTGTCGATCTTTTTCTCTTTTTCAGGCTCTATCCACCATGAGCCGAAGCCGAAACTGTATTCGGGCATCTTTTCCGGTTTGCCGAACTTGTCCCAGTATGCGATCCGGTATCTGTCGGAATAGCCGGAGGGGATAAAATACCATCCGTTCAGAAGCACCCTGTCCAGCGCTTTGGAATATGTCACAAGGCTTTTTCTGTCCTTTGCGTTTATTATCATATCCACCAGTCTGTCCACAGCGGGGTCTTTTATGCGGGCGTAGTTTCTGCTGCCCGCCTCGTCCGCCGCCTCGGAGTGCCACATGTTGCGCTGTTCGTTCCCCGGTGATTCGGATTGCTTTACTGCGGTATAAATCATCATGTAGTCCTTTGCGCGCACCTTATCCACAAACTGGGTGGAATCCATGTACCTGATGTAAAAGTCTATGCCTATGCGTTCAAGGGCTTTTTTGAAGGTCATCAGTTCCTTTTCGATGGTTTTGGAGGATGTGGTTATCTCCAGATAAAGGGGCTTGCCGTCCTTCCCGGTCATTTTTCCGTTCACTGTGCGGTAGCCCGCCTGTTCGAAAAGCTGCACAGCGGTTTTCAGGTTTTCCCTGTTGTTCCCGCTGCCGTCCGTGGAGGGAAACCTGAACTGCGCCCTGAGCAGTTCATCCCCCGCATCAGGCTTAACCTGTTTTATCACGGCCGCAACATCCGCCGCGGGCACTGCGCCGCAGGCAAGTTCAGAGTTTGAGAAGAAGCTGTCGTGCCTTTTATCCTGATCGAAGTAGATGTTTTTGTTTATCCAGTCATAATCATAGGCATAGTTGAGCGCCTTGCGCACAAGTATATTATCCAGAGGCTTAAGTGCCGTGTTGAACACTATGCCTTTCATCCCCTGCGGGTTTTTGTGAGGTATCTCTTCCTTTCTGATCAGCCCCATGTCGAAATATTTTCCGGTGTAGCCCCTGTACCATCTGCGGCCGGAGCTTTCCGCAGTGAAATCGAAGTGCCCTGCCTTGAAGGCCTCAAAGGCTACTGTCTGATCCCTGAAATATTCAAAGACAATTGTATCGAAGTTATTCTGACCAACGTTAACCGGAAGCTTCTCACCCCAGTAGTCTTTGACCCGCCCGAAGGTTACTCTTTTTCCCGCTTCAAAGGAGGTGATTCTGTAAGCTCCGCTCACAGGCGGGATCTCAAGGGATGATTTGGAGAGATCCCTCGTCTGCCAGAAATGTTTGGGGATTATGGAAAGCTGACCGGCTATGAGCGGAAGCTCGCGGCTGGTCTCCCCTTTTGCGAAGTGAAACTTAACCCTGTGCTTTCCCAGTGCCTCAGCCTTTGTTATCAGGTTATAGTAATTACGGTAAAACGGGCTGACCTCCGTGATTTTCTCAAAGCTGAAAACAACATCATCCGCAGTGAGCGGTGTTCCGTCGCTCCATTTCGCTTCGGGGCGGAGGTTGAATATCACCCATGAATAATCGTCCGGATACTCCATGGTTTCGGCTATGAGGCCGTAATAACTCAGTGACTCATCAGCGGAGGAGGTCATCAGGCTGTCATGGAGATAACCTGTGGCCTTTATGGAAATACCCTTCGGCGCAAACGGGTTAAAGCTGTCATAAGTGCCGTACATGGCTCTGCGCAGCGTACCCCCTTTCGGAGCTTTGGGGTTTACAAATTCAAAATGCCTGAAATCTGCGCCGTATTTCAGTCCGTCAGTGAGCGAGAAACCGTGGGTTTTTGTGACACCTGCCTCCGCCTGAGAAAAAAACAGGCAGAGGGCAAGCATCAGAAGCAGAAGTCTATTCAACTTTTGCCTCCGGGTTGTACGAAGCAACGAAAATACGCATATCCTTCATATATTCCGCCGCAAACGCATTCACGATTTCAAGGCTCAGTCCGCTGACTGTCTCCTTGCGCTCCGCAACGGAGAGAACGGGCTCATCCCTGATAAAGTCAAAAATAAGGCTGTTAACCCAGAAGCGGTTATCCTCACCTGCTGCGTCATACTGAACATTCTGCTGGTTTTTCGCAGTTTCCAGTTCCTTTAAGGTTACGCCGTTTTCCGCTATGTCATTTATGATTCCGGCTGCTTCTCTGACTATCTCGTCCCTTCTGGCCGGGTCGCAGGTGAATGACACTCTGCCGGAGAAGACTGTTTCAGGATAGTCAGAGTAGCTTACAGCCGAGCTTATGGAGTAAACTCCGCCCATGTTCTCGCGGATGTTCTCACGCATTCTCTGATCCATCACCCGCCTTAAGAGTGACGAGATGTACCTGCCGTTTGCGGTGTACTCCACGTCCTTATCGAAGCGGATCATCACCGTGGATCTGTTTTCCACATCGCCGAACCCTTCCGCCGTGCCGGACTTATCTCTGAGCCTTACGCCCCTGTCAACCGCAGCGGCATTAACGTTCACCGCAGGCAGACCGCCCAGATATTTGCGCCCCAGTTCCGCTGTTTTGTCTCTGTCAGCATCGCCTGAGATTACAAATATGAAGTTGTTTATATCGCCGAAGTAAGCTTTATAGATCTTCATCAGCTTCTCAGGGGTGATATTGGGCAGATCCGCAGCCAGCAAATGTCCGCGTCTGTATTTGTCATTAAGCATCTTTTCCGCAACATCACGGAAAAATACGGTCTTTTTGTCCTTCTCGGCGCTTTCCAGTGAGTTGGCAGTTGATTTCATCAGCGCGTCAAATGCGTTACTGTCTATGTCCGGAGCGGTTAAATATTTGTAGATAAGCTGAAACATGGTTTCCATGTCCTCGCTGTCCCCGCCTCCGCCGAAGTCAAATGTACTGCCTGTAACTGACGGGGCGGCGTTCACCCTTTTACCTGCAAGGAATGTCTGGAGTTCTCTCCTGCTGATACCCTGAAAGCCGCTGGAGACAAGCGCTCTCTGCATGAAATCAGCGTAGAGTATCTCCTCATCCCCCATTACGGAAAAACCGCCGGGCTTCTTCGCTGTAAGCATGAAGCGGTTTTTGTCCACAGGGTTACTTTTTATGAAGAGACGCACACCGTTGCCGTAGGTGATAAGCTCGCCGTCAACATTTGCGAAGATTTCCCTTGATTTTATCACTCCGCCTTGCGGCTCTTTATCAATTATTTTATCCAGAATCCCGCGGGAGGCTTCCGCCTTGATTTCACTTTTTTCCGCTCCAGACTGGATTTTCAGGAATTTTTCCTCTGTGACGGATATTTTATCCGCGTCGCGCTCAGGCATGGTCAGAATAACCATACGGCTGTTACTCAGCAGAAGCCTGTTGAACGCTTCGTTATAGTCTTTTATATCAGTCTCGCCGAAGATCCTGTCCAGAAGCGCCTTATCCTGTGTAAACTCTGTAAGGTGTCCGCCGAACGTGTCATAGTCGGCTATCATATCAGCATATTTTGAGGACGGATATTTGTAGTCGGGGCTGGCTGCACGCTCAATGTTTGTCTTCTGGGATGTTATGAAATCCCTGAGTTCATCCGCATTGAAGCCGTAGCGTCTTACACGCTCAATTTCAGTGAGCATCTCACTTATGTCCGAATCGATTGTTTCGGGCCGTGTGGTAACGGAAAACCTTGTGAGAGCAAGGCTGTCCGTCATGCCGGATTTTCCGGCACGGAAAGAGAGGAGCTCACTTTTCTTCTCAAGTATCTTCGCCGAAACACGCTTGTTCAGCATGCTCATTGCACCGCTTTCAAGCACGTTCTGCTTAAGGTGTTCGTAGGTTTCCACTCTCCCTTCTCTGCTGAAAAGGTTGTAGGAGAGCGAAACAGAAGTCGCTTCGGGGTCGGTTATAGTCCGTACCCTCAGCCCTTCCCTGAACGGGACCGATGTATCCGCCTTTTCAGGCGTTTTCTTCGCTTTAAGCGATGTAAAGTTCTGTTTGATGAGCTTTTCAGTCTTTTCGGGGTTAATGTTCCCCACAACTATGACGGACATATTCTCAGGAGTGTACCATTTATCGTAATAGCCTTTGAGGAGTGCCTTATCAGCTGATTCCACAACCTCCATGAGCCCGATGGGGTCTCTCAGAGGATAAAGCGAGCCTTCCAGAAGATATTCCCTTGCCATATTGCGTATGCGGCTGCGCACATCATTGCGCATGCGCCACTCTTCCGTTATGACACCCTTTTCGCTCTCAATCTCTTTTTCATCAAAAGTTATGCCATCTGCCCAGTCACGCATTATTTTAAATGAGTCTGTAATAAGCTCATCTTTTTCCGCGGGAACGCTGAGCTGGTAGTTTGTGACCTCTGATGATGTGTAGGCGTTGGTGTGCTGCCCGAAGGTCAGCCCCACTTTTTCCATAAACTTGATCAGGTCGTTCCCTTCGAAGTTCCTTGTGCCGTTGAACGCCATATGCTCCACAAAGTGAGCCACACCGCGTTCGGCCTCAGTTTCGTTCAGGGAGCCGGTTCTGACATTGAGGCGCATCTCCACCTTGTCCAGAGGGAGATCATTCTGCCTGATGTAATATTGAAGGCCGTTTTCGAGTTTGCCGTAAATAATTTTATCGCTGAAAGGAAGTTTCTCCTGAACTCCCGCCTCGGAGGCAGGGCTCAGCAGACAGACACCCGCCGCTGCAATTACAAATGCGCACAGAAGCCTGCGGACATCCTTAACTGTTTTTATCATCATTTTCCTCCATATATTCAAGAAGTTTCATGGCACGTTTGCCGTATTCGCTGTTTTTTCCTGTCATTCTGAGAAAACGGCGCGCATTTGCCTTATCACCGGCCTTATAATAGGAAAGCCCGGCCATATAAGAGCCGTACGACCTGTTCCCCTCTTTTTCCGAGGCCATGGCAAAAGTTTCTGCCGCCCTGCCGTAATCCTTTTTCATAAAATAGGTGACAGCCTTTGAGCTGAGTGCCTTGTCAGAGCATCCGGAGGCTACGGCTTTATCAAATATTTTTATGGAGTTTTCAAACTGTCCGGCTTTTCTCGACACATTTCCCGCGAAAACCATATCACGGCATTCCAGACGCACCTCATTCATGGCTGCGCCGAAAAACTCAGCCGCTTCATCATAGACCTTTGCGCGCGCCAGAAGTTTCGCCGCTGTCACCTTATCCGCCCCGCCTATGTTGCCTGTGCGGGCGTATGTTCTCATGGCGGAAACACCCTCTTTTGTTTTTCCGTCCTCAAGGGCGAAGGCGGCGTAATATTTCCACCATTCGGGGTTCTGGGTCGCATCTATCCTGCCTTTCAGCATGGAATAGAAGGCATCCTTCCTCCCTGCGCGGAAAGTCGCGGCGAGAACAGCCTTCGCATCGGAATCATCCATCCCTTTAAATTCAGCCGGAGTGATCACTGATGCGGCTTTGCCCCACTGCTGGTCAGCGAAATAGACGGAAAGAAGAATCTTCTTCTGCTGCATATTCAGGCTTGTAAGTGCGGCAAGTCTGTTCAGAAGCTGCTCCGCCTTTTTGTATTCCTTATTCTCATAAGCAAGAAGAGCTGCGTTTTCCCACATCTGCGTGTTGTCCCCGAAGAAAACCGCGCTGTCCTCAAACTCCCTCATGGCGCATTTTTTATCCTGCTTTTTAAGGCATATGTTGCCCATCAGCATGCTGTGCAGACCGTGAGGCGCATCGGGGAACTGTTTTCTGTATTCCCGTACAGCTTCCTCGGCCCTGCCGTTTTCGCCTTTTTCATAAAAGCCGTGAGCCTTGTTATAGGCAGTACGGGCTTCCGCAGTGAGTCCTTTTTCGGCATCCGAAGCATAAACGCTCACGGACACCGCTGATAAGAGAATTATTAACAGCTTTTTCATCAGTATTTTTCCAGTGTAAAGTTTACAACAACTATCATGCGCACATTAACCGTTTCGCCCCCTTTGATGGCGGGGGTGAACTTCCATTTCCGCACAGCGGCAAGCGCCGAGCTCTCAAAAACATTAGGCGGTTCTGCCTTAACCGTCTGCGGGTTAACCACGTTTCCGTTTCTGTCCAGAGTGAAGCTGACAGTTACGCTCCCTTCTATCCTGTTGTTTACGGCGTATCTGGGGTAATCGGGTCTGACGTTGACAGTCTGTCTCGGTCTGTTGTCCAGTTCGTTCAGGTTGTAAACAGCATCGGAAGGGGCGGAAACAGGCTGCGAGGGAGCGCTTATACTAGGGAGCGCCGTGGGCTGAACCTTCACCTCTGAAACCTGAATACTTATCCCCGTGTCTCCGGCATCAACATCAGCCTCTATGGGCATTTCCTGCATCAGCGGCTGCTGGGTGGGCACACGCTCGGTCTCCGGTTCCTTCGGCAGTTCGTGCTTTTCCTGCTGTATTTTTTCCGCAGCCCTCTCATTCATCATCACACGGAAGGCATCGCCCCGGTCTGATGTGTCGAAATTGTGCTCGCGGTTCATCGTAATGAACAGGGAAAATACCAGCAGCGTCATCACAAAGGCCAGCAGCCATTTGAGCATATTTATGCCGAAGTAGGAGAGCCTGCTCACTGTCCGCCCTTCGCCGCCAGACTCACATGGTTTACACCTGCGAGGCGGCATTGATCCATTATTTCAACAACTGTTTCAACCCGTGCGTTTTTATCGGCTATAACAACAGCCGCCGCCTTCGGGTTGTCGGAAAGCATTACGGACACCCTGCCCCTTACGCTTCTTATATCCACTTCCTGATTATCCATGAAGATACGCCCGTCACCCGTCACAGCTATGAGCACGGAGGAATCCTCCTTCTTCTGCGCTGTGGCGGCCACGGGTTTTTCCACCTCTATCCCCGTCTCCTTCACAAAGCTTGTCGTGACTATGAAGAAGATCAGAAGAAGGAATATGAGGTCGATCATCGGTGTCATATCTATTGAGGATGAATTCCCTGAGGAACGTCTCGCTATACGCTGCATGACTGCCCTCCGATATAGGTTATTTTTTCTGCATTGATTTTGTTTATCAGCCTGATTTTAAGCCTCTGGAGAAACGGAAGCGCCACAAGCCCCGGTATAGCCGCCACAAGCCCCCACATAGTGGTGGACAGCGCGCTTGAAATGCCGTGGGCTATCATGGCGGGCTCGCCTGTTCCGCTTTCCGCCATTACACTGAAAGCTATGAGCATGCCCCATACTGTACCCAGAAGCCCCAGCATGGGGGCCGCTGCTGTGCCTGTCTTTATCCCTGAAAGCCTGTGTTCAAGCATTCTGATGTATTTGCCGATATACGGCGCAAGCTGTTTTTCGTTCTCATAAACTATGTGCAGAGCGTTCAGTTCCGCGCGCACCTTCCCGGTGATGCGGGAAACGCTGCTCCCCTTTTCGGGCAGCAGCAGCCAGCCGTATAGAAACAGCCTGTCTATTATGCAGAACCATATGTATATGTTCAGGAAGAAGATTATGGTCTGAACAGTATTATCTGTGACTACCCTGAAGATTTCGCCTATCATTTTTCGGTTCCCGCTGAGTTGAACACCTTCATGCCCGCCTCCTGAAGCCTGTCCAGAAGAGTTTCGGCGCGTCTGGCGAAGAATGTGTGCACAAGCATCACAGGTATTGCCACTATGAGGCCGAACATAGTCGTTATAAGCGCTTCGGAGATACCGCCCGCCATCAGCCGGGGATCGCCCGAACCGTACAGCGTGATCACATGGAAGGTGCTTATCATCCCTGTCACAGTGCCCAGAAGACCAAGCATAGGCGCAACAGCTGCGCAGGTTGAAAGGTGAGAAAGGTTTCTCTCTATAACCGGCACTTCCTTAAGAAGAGCCTCATTCAGTATGTTTTCTCTGGCCTGCAATGTGCATGTGCGGAAAGGGATTATCGCCATGCAGACTCTGCCCAGAGGGGATGATTTTATGCTTTCGGCGCTCTTAAGCGCCTCGTCCGTTTTTCCGGCCTCAAGGTTTGCGGCTATTTCATCCACTGTGTCCAGAGCGCCGAGCCCTTTGAAGTAAAGGCTGTACGCCCTTTCGAATGCCAGCAGCAGAGCAAAGACCGCCACAAGGATAATCGGAATTATCAGAAGTCCGCCCTTTTTAAGCTGGGAAAGGAGTGTTATTTTGTTCTCCCACTGTTTGAACACTGCACCGCCGGAGAAATCCAGAGACATATCGTCTGTTTCCCCTTTGAAATATTTATCTATGAGACTGCGCTCTTTTGAAGGAACGCCCGCAACCTTCTGGAGCCCCCCCTCAAGATTTCTGGCTAGGTATCCGTATTCGTTTCCGTCTTTATACACATCCGCAAATGTGCCGAGGGAAAGCACCTGAACGTTTTTCAGGGTTCCGTCGGTATCAGTTACAGACATATCGCGCAGGCTGACCTTTGAAGCATAGCCTATGAAATCCACATAGCTGTCCGCAAGGAAGTTCAGCTTGAAAAGGGGCTCTTCACCTTTTTTAAAGAAGTCTCCGTCCCCCGGAACAGCGTAAGAAGGATATTCCTGAGACATCACGAAAAAGTCCTGCATAGCCGCCTCCACAGCGGCCTCAATCTGTGTGAAGCTGCTGTTTTCACGCCCAAGGGCTTCCCTGTTGACGTTGATTGCCTTTATGTAGCCTTCGCTCTCCCTGCGGAGGGCATCCGCTTCCCTGTCAAGGGCTGCGAGCTGTCTTTCCAGTGCCTCAACCTCGCTCTTCATTTTCGCGCGGTCGTTTCTGAGCGTCTGGAGTTCTTTTTCTATGGTTCTGGAAACTGTTTCAGATTCCTGAACCAGATCCCTGTATATAACTCTTAAATCTTTGGCAAATACTGCGGCGGGAATAATCAGAAGAACCGCCATTACGGCTGCGAGTTTTTTCATTTTACTTCTATCCTCCCTACGGGCAGAGTCACAAGAGCTGGCATCCTTTTTCTGTTAACCAGTTCACCCGCTATGATAACTTCTCCTGAATATTTTGAATCAAGCCTTTCAAACTGCCCTGAGGAAGGGTTGAAAAATGCCGCCGTTGTTCCGTCCGGCGTTGTGAAAAAGGCCGCAAGCCCGCCTGAGCGAAGTACATAACCGTTGAGGGTTTCACCGCTCACATTCACGCTCATGGTGCGTATTTCTGCGTATCTGGACATGTCAGCCTCCACCTTGTACGCCTCCATGACTCTGCGCACTTTTTCAGCGGGGAGGACATCCGGCGCGGCGATGAAAGCGATGAGGCCTTCTATGCGGTCGCGCCTTTCCTGAACCGCAGCCTCGTCACCCGCCGCGGCTTCCGCTCCGAGCTTTTCAAGCAGGTAGGAAAGCGAAGTTTCCAGACCTGTTTTCAGCTTCTGCCCTTCGGCTATTCTCGTTCTGCTTCTTTCTGCTTCCGTTTTGAGCTCCGCTGCTGAGGATTTCAGGCTTTTCAGATAAGCCTCCTTCTCGGCAACGGCTCTTTTGAGGTGTATGTACTGCTGTTCGAGATTAATTTTCTCTTCCTGCCATTTTTCATTCTCAGAGTAGAAGCCGCTCTTTTTGTCGTGGATATTCTTCTGCAAATCCAGAATCTTATCCGCATCAGCAGCGTAAGCGCTCCCCGCAATCATTACGCATAAGGCAATAAGGGCTTTGTTCATATTTTATTCCTCCCGAATCCGTCCAGAAGCAGCAATGCGGCAACAGCGTAGATTCCGCCCGCAAGAACAAGTGCAGTGTCAAAAGGCAACGCCCTGTTCCTTGTTCCGCCGAAAATCCTGAACGCTGCGTAAAGCGCTGCCAGAACTGCGGAAAATATAAATGCGGCGTGCGGTCTGTCACTGAAATCCATGTTCAGATAGCTGCCGTACTTGTCCGGATGCTTTGTATTTATCTGAAAAGGGAACACAGTGTCATAAACTACTCTGAATGCTCCCCTTATTCTTCCTTCATATGGGTAGAAAAACTTCTTTTCAAACCCATAGTTTTTATCAGCCACATAGACATGCTCGCCGTTTTCATCAGTAATTTTCACTGTCATGTTCAGCGGATCCTTCACATATCTGAACATCTGCTCAAGAGGTCTGTAGTTCTCCACGGGAAGTTTTTTTAATCCGTACTCTTCCTTCATCATGTGGTAGACGCCGCCGTCTGAGGTTATGAGGAAACCGTAATAAGGCAGATAGTGGTTTTCCGCGACTTTGATATAGAGAATCTCACCGTCCGGTTTTATATCTGTCCGTTTTATCAAAGGCTGTCCTTTAACCTGCATAAGATGGAAAACATCCCCTGCGCCGTCCTGAACAAAGTAGCCGAAGTCATATGACTTTCTCGTTGTGGGGTTTCCGGCAACCATTCTCGGCGGGAAAACAAAGCCCGCATCCCTGAGAGCGTTTGTAAAGAGTGTGCTCTTCTCCTCATCAACAGCGTTTCTGACACCGTTTATAAACTCCATACGGGACGTTATGCGGAAGAGCTCAGAGGGCATCTCTATCTTTGTGAAGTCGCTCTCGGCCTCAAAAAGCGGGTAAAGCTTGATTCGCACCTTGTCCCCGTCTATCCAGTAGGAGTGAATATTCACAAAGTCCCTGTCATTGGATGCCTGCTCCGCCGTAATATGCTCGCCGCCCACTGTTTCGGGGTACATACCCCATTTCTGGAGATCCCTGAACTGTATGAAAGGGATAAGCTTTGTGTATTCACGCGCGCTGTATTCATTGCCTGCGCCGTCATAATATTTTCTTGAGCCTGACCTGTCCTCAAGGCTGTAGACTATGTCCTCAATCACCTTGCTGTAGAAGATTGCAGGCCTTTCAGCCCTTTTTCCGAACGTTACAGTGTAGATAAAAGGGATAAGGCTGCTGAACGAAATCACCGCGGCTATGAGGAGGAGGTATCTTGATAAAAGCTTCATCTTACGCCCCCTTCCTGAATCTGAGTGCCGGGTAAAAAAGCACCGGAACGAACATCACGGCTAATATGAAAGACAAGAGGAGAATCCCTCTGTCGGAGTTGTAGACCGAAACAGCGAAGAAACCGCTGAACGCTCCCAGCATTATGCCCAGCTTGATTTTCTGTTTCCAGACCGGTTCAAGGGTGAATGCGGAGACAAAGATGTATATCACCACCGCTTTCAGATACCAGTAGAGCATGATCACGGGAGCTTCCGAGTATATTTCATATGGGAAATAAACTTTTGAAACAAAATAAACCACAGCCGCATCAAACAGCCACACGGCACTGATGACCATGATTCCGAAGAAGAGCATCCCCGCCGTCATGGCATTTTCGTTCACCGGAAGGTGGCAGGATATGCGGAAACGCTTCTTCTCGGTTTCGGGGTAAAACTGCATTATCCCCAAGGCTATGGCGGAAACGAGGACGGGAATCTCAAACCTGCCGAAATAGAAGCTGTGCTTGTCTATTATATCCGACCATATCATGACCGGATTCATCATGGAAAATCCGCCCCTCAGCCTCAGCCAGAAATATACCGCAAGTCCGGCGTTCGCCAGAAATACGGCAAAAATAACTTTATTCAGTTTAATGAACTCTTTGGTCCAGATCTGCCTAATCATTGAAAATTACCTAATACTTTCCGGTAAGCGCGATGAACGCGTCTTCCAGTGTTATGTCAAAATATTCGGGATTAATATCCACTCCGGTTTTTGAAGTGAAGTAGGAGGGAGCATCCTTCGGGGGGATGTCGGATATTATCTCATAACCGGCGCTGGTGTGGGAAACATCGCGTATTTCCGCCTCAGCTTCCAGCGGGGTCAGATCCTGAGCGCATTTTACCCTGTAGCCGTAGAGTCCGTCTTTCAGCTCACTGAGCGGAGCGGAGCGGAGCACCCTTCCCTTGTCTATTATCAGCGCATCATCCACAAACCTTTCCAGATCCTGA
The genomic region above belongs to Geovibrio ferrireducens and contains:
- a CDS encoding MotA/TolQ/ExbB proton channel family protein codes for the protein MKKLAAVMAVLLIIPAAVFAKDLRVIYRDLVQESETVSRTIEKELQTLRNDRAKMKSEVEALERQLAALDREADALRRESEGYIKAINVNREALGRENSSFTQIEAAVEAAMQDFFVMSQEYPSYAVPGDGDFFKKGEEPLFKLNFLADSYVDFIGYASKVSLRDMSVTDTDGTLKNVQVLSLGTFADVYKDGNEYGYLARNLEGGLQKVAGVPSKERSLIDKYFKGETDDMSLDFSGGAVFKQWENKITLLSQLKKGGLLIIPIILVAVFALLLAFERAYSLYFKGLGALDTVDEIAANLEAGKTDEALKSAESIKSSPLGRVCMAIIPFRTCTLQARENILNEALLKEVPVIERNLSHLSTCAAVAPMLGLLGTVTGMISTFHVITLYGSGDPRLMAGGISEALITTMFGLIVAIPVMLVHTFFARRAETLLDRLQEAGMKVFNSAGTEK
- a CDS encoding DUF3450 domain-containing protein, with protein sequence MNKALIALCVMIAGSAYAADADKILDLQKNIHDKKSGFYSENEKWQEEKINLEQQYIHLKRAVAEKEAYLKSLKSSAAELKTEAERSRTRIAEGQKLKTGLETSLSYLLEKLGAEAAAGDEAAVQERRDRIEGLIAFIAAPDVLPAEKVRRVMEAYKVEADMSRYAEIRTMSVNVSGETLNGYVLRSGGLAAFFTTPDGTTAAFFNPSSGQFERLDSKYSGEVIIAGELVNRKRMPALVTLPVGRIEVK
- a CDS encoding DUF4857 domain-containing protein, which codes for MKLLSRYLLLIAAVISFSSLIPFIYTVTFGKRAERPAIFYSKVIEDIVYSLEDRSGSRKYYDGAGNEYSAREYTKLIPFIQFRDLQKWGMYPETVGGEHITAEQASNDRDFVNIHSYWIDGDKVRIKLYPLFEAESDFTKIEMPSELFRITSRMEFINGVRNAVDEEKSTLFTNALRDAGFVFPPRMVAGNPTTRKSYDFGYFVQDGAGDVFHLMQVKGQPLIKRTDIKPDGEILYIKVAENHYLPYYGFLITSDGGVYHMMKEEYGLKKLPVENYRPLEQMFRYVKDPLNMTVKITDENGEHVYVADKNYGFEKKFFYPYEGRIRGAFRVVYDTVFPFQINTKHPDKYGSYLNMDFSDRPHAAFIFSAVLAALYAAFRIFGGTRNRALPFDTALVLAGGIYAVAALLLLDGFGRNKI